In Monodelphis domestica isolate mMonDom1 chromosome 4, mMonDom1.pri, whole genome shotgun sequence, one DNA window encodes the following:
- the POLR2D gene encoding DNA-directed RNA polymerase II subunit RPB4: MAAGGSDPRAGDVEEDASQLVFPKEFETAETLLNSEVHMLLEHRKQQNESAEDEQELSEVFMKTLNYTARFSRFKNRETIASVRSLLLQKKLHKFELACLANLCPETAEEAKALIPSLEGRFEDEELQQILDDIQTKRSFQY, from the exons ATGGCGGCTGGAGGGAGCGATCCTCGCGCTGGCGATGTGGAGGAAGACGCCTCGCAGCTTGTCTTTCCCAAAG AGTTTGAAACAGCAGAAACTCTTCTAAATTCAGAAGTCCACATGCTTCTAGAGCATCGAAAGCAACAGAATGAAAGTGCAGAGGATGAACAAGAActttcagaggtttttatgaaaactTTAAATTATACTGCACGTTTTAGTCGGTTTAAAAACAGGGAAACCATTGCTAGTGTTCGGAG TTTGTTACTCCAGAAGAAGCTCCATAAGTTTGAGTTGGCTTGTTTAGCAAACCTTTGCCCTGAGACAGCAGAGGAGGCTAAGGCTCTGATTCCAAG CCTAGAGGGTCGATTTGAAGATGAAGAATTGCAACAGATCCTTGATGATATTCAGACCAAGAGGAGCTTCCAGTATTAA